In the genome of Luteitalea pratensis, the window GCGTGGCGCGTCGCGCTCACGCGCGCGGGGCAATGGGTTCGCCACGGCGCGGCCTCGGGAAGCGCCCTCTCGGCGGAGCAACGCAAGGTGGTGGCGCTGGTGATCAGCCTGCTCCTGCAATCGCTCGTCACGCGGGTCGTGCGCGGCTTCGGGATCGCGGCGCTGCTCGCCACGATGCAACTCGCTGGTCACCTGCTGACGGCGTTCTCCGGGCGCAGCCTGGCGCTGATGTTCGACATCGGCCTGATCGTGGTCTCGGCGGCGCTGGCGATCCGGGCCCTGCTGACGCTCGAGCGGGATCACGTCCTCAGCAAGTTGTGGCACGGCACGCCTGGCAGCCTGAACTGGAACAGCGGCCTCGTGTGGCGGGCCGTCGTCTACGCGGGCCTGCCGTTGCTGACCATCATCTCCATGCGTTTCCCGGAGGTGGGCGGGCAGTTGATGACGGTCGTGGAGCCGTTGCGGCACATCATGCCGTCGCCCTGACCGTATCTGGCTCGTTGGCACCCGGCACGTCTCAGGTCTCACTTCTCACGTCTCACGCACCGCCTGAACCCTGAGCCGTGAGACCGTCGCATCCGGAAGCTGGAAGCCGGAAGCTGGAAGCTGGCACCCGGCACCCGGTACCCGGTACCCGTTATAGTCTGCGCCCATGGCCATCCGCGAACTCGTGCTCGATACGCACGTACACCTGGCGCCGATGAAGATGCTCGAGGATCTCCCGGGCGTCGACGCGGTGCGCCCGCCGACGCCGCTCATGCACAGCGTTGCGGGGCTGGTCGCGCACATGGACTTCTGGCAGCACTGGTTCCTGCAACGCTGCACCGGCGTCGCGGTGCCCATGGCCACGCGCGCGGCGGATGGGTGGCCCAACGTGACAGCCGGGGGCTGGCCGGCAGTGCTGGCGCGCTTCGAGCGTGGGCTGCGCCAGGCCGCGGATCTGGGCGACGATGCCATGGCGCTCGACCAACCGCTGCATCCGGCCATCCAGTTCC includes:
- a CDS encoding DinB family protein; the encoded protein is MAIRELVLDTHVHLAPMKMLEDLPGVDAVRPPTPLMHSVAGLVAHMDFWQHWFLQRCTGVAVPMATRAADGWPNVTAGGWPAVLARFERGLRQAADLGDDAMALDQPLHPAIQFPAMAAYTRRDALVHIAQHNSHHLGQVVSARQVLGLWPPRAGSWTW